A genome region from Marasmius oreades isolate 03SP1 chromosome 5, whole genome shotgun sequence includes the following:
- a CDS encoding uncharacterized protein (BUSCO:EOG09264DIM) yields the protein MLAFVTVGSTRFDSLVNCVFSQPVLSSLRDKGYTQLIIQCGNSELDLRYLLQERDVFASENYGIHIECWKYKPSLRGEYERADLVISHAGSGSILEVLRLGKPLIVVPNASLLDDHQQELATALEEMNHLKVSTISDLARNIAQFKPDSFSQFPAYDGSRSSSVMNFFEFHHHLRFYLRLMKSVIATSVSGDPQEYENNHVHVVYDQIAPHFSSTRYRPWPIIAKFLSDIPSGWVGFDSGTGNGKYLPLPLDSPGKIWTIGLDRSRNLLEIARSAGDGNTIREVICGDVLNNVWRDNVFDYAISIATIHHLATPTRRKEAVQRLLQAVSHIHGRVLIYVWATEQDDFSKRRIPNLDSSSGSDVFVPWVIPKVKPEENAQVFNRYYHMFAGGELLMLVTEAAQEIGLQVGPQEMASARNGIEILQRGWERSNHYVELRFWTSQS from the exons ATGCTTGCATTTGTCACCGTCGGCTCGACGCGCTTTGACAGCCTGGTGAATTGCGTTTTTTCGCAGCCCGTGCTTTCCAGCCTCCGGGACAAGGGATATACACAACTCATTATCCAATGCGGAAATTCAGAACTCGATTTACGATACCTATTGCAGGAAAGGGATGTTTTCGCTTCGGAGAACTATGGGATTCATATCGAATGCTGGAAATATAAACCATCGTTAAGAGGAGAATATGAAAGGGCGGATCTGGTCATAAGCCATGCAG GTTCTGGGTCAATCCTCGAAGTTCTTCGACTGGGCAAGCCTCTCATTGTCGTACCAAATGCAAGTCTTCTCGATGATCATCAGCAAGAACTAGCGACAGCATTAGAAGAAATGAACCACCTCAAAGTTTCTACAATTTC TGACCTTGCGAGGAACATAGCTCAGTTCAAACCCGACTCGTTTTCCCAATTTCCTGCATACGATGGATCTCG ATCGTCGAGTGTTATGAATTTCTTTGAATTTCACCACCATCTCAGGTTCTATCTACGCCTCATGAAAAGTGTAATAGCGACCTCGGTCTCTGGAGACCCCCAAGAATACGAGAACAACCATGTCCATGTTGTTTATGACCAAATTGCACCTCATTTTTCGTCCACACGTTACAGG CCTTGGCCTATCATCGCGAAGTTCTTGTCCGATATACCCAGCGGCTGGGTGGGATTCGATTCCGGAACTGGGAATGGAAAATACCTACCACTTCCTCTAGATTCCCCTGGAAAAATATGGACGATTGGATTGGATCGAAGCAGGAATCTGCTCGAAATTGCCAGATCAGCAGGAGATGGCAATACTATCCGTGAAGTTATTTGTGGTGACGTTCTTAACAACGTATGGAGAGACAATGTCTTT GACTATGCGATATCTATTGCAACGATTCACCACCTTGCAACACCTACACGACGGAAGGAGGCGGTTCAG CGGCTGCTACAGGCAGTCTCCCACATCCATGGTCGGGTCCTCATATACGTATGGGCAACAGAACAGGATGATTTCTCAAAACGACGGATACCTAACCTCGACAGCTCTTCTGGTTCGGACGTGTTTGTTCCGTGGGTGATCCCAAAAGTAAAACCCGAAGAGAATGCCCAAGTATTCAATCGCTACTATCACATGTTCGCTGGCGGTGAACTGCTGATGCTGGTTACAGAAGCTGCTCAAGAGATTGGGTTGCAGGTAGGACCACAGGAGATGGCGTCAGCGAGGAACGGAATCGAAATCCTTCAACGCGGATGGGAGAGATCGAATCATTATGTGGAGCTGAGATTTTGGACATCCCAAAGCTAA